One genomic window of Leptolyngbya sp. NIES-3755 includes the following:
- a CDS encoding S-layer region-like protein (similar to AA sequence:cyanobase_aa:LBDG_25860), whose protein sequence is MRKIFFRLWWSSPLILVSVMFADQGFANEVADRRIQAPSASQITSINQLKKPPNSIDNNMQPFLAEDALAQVTSVSQLSDVRPTDWAFQALQSLVERYGCIAGYPDRTYRGNRAMTRYEFAAGLNACLDRVNELIAVATSDLVKKEDLATIQKLQEEFAAELATLRGRVDTLEARTTTLEKQQFSTTTKLFGEAIFSVAGVNSGDRAVSANLPEGDEFGIENGRGRRDSNIAFSDRIRLNLISSFTGRDRLYLRLQAANTPELQDATGTRFGRLAYEEEGNNNIDLTVAEYRFPIGERINVAIAARDELYRFLEADVEAVSPLEGDNEGSITKFGRFNPIFRLGGERVSGASVSYDFSSALRLTAAYLSGTGGNNPQFGLFNDANIALANLTVRPLSNFTLGLTYVRSYSPNLADEDRSVIDFEANSKASINPFPTLGGTGATGNHFGINFNYRLSPSFIVAGWYNFATLRNLAPTNDRANTRNWAVELAFPDVGKDGSLLAFVVGQLPKVTSNTFGQLGLGGAEPDTSWHFEAFYRYRLTDNISVTPGIIYITNPENNRANDNLLIGVIRTSFFF, encoded by the coding sequence TTGCGAAAGATTTTCTTTAGGCTCTGGTGGAGTAGCCCGCTGATTTTGGTATCTGTGATGTTTGCAGATCAAGGGTTTGCGAACGAAGTAGCAGATAGGCGAATTCAGGCTCCGTCCGCTTCTCAAATCACTTCAATTAATCAATTGAAAAAACCACCAAACTCAATTGATAATAATATGCAGCCTTTTTTGGCAGAAGACGCTTTGGCGCAAGTTACCTCAGTTTCACAACTTTCAGATGTCAGACCGACTGACTGGGCGTTTCAAGCACTGCAATCCCTGGTCGAACGATATGGTTGTATTGCAGGGTATCCGGATCGCACCTATCGGGGCAACCGCGCCATGACTCGGTATGAGTTTGCAGCAGGTTTGAATGCCTGTCTCGATCGCGTCAACGAACTGATCGCAGTGGCGACCTCTGATTTAGTCAAAAAAGAAGACCTCGCCACCATCCAGAAATTGCAAGAAGAGTTCGCGGCTGAACTCGCAACCTTGCGCGGTCGAGTTGATACGCTGGAAGCGCGAACGACCACCCTCGAAAAGCAACAGTTTTCGACCACCACGAAGTTATTTGGAGAAGCTATCTTCTCGGTGGCAGGGGTCAACAGTGGCGATCGCGCTGTTAGCGCCAATCTGCCAGAAGGAGACGAATTTGGCATTGAAAACGGGCGAGGGCGGCGAGATAGTAACATTGCCTTCAGCGATCGCATTCGATTGAACTTGATCAGCAGTTTTACCGGGCGAGATCGCCTATATCTGCGTCTGCAAGCTGCGAATACACCAGAGCTACAAGATGCAACTGGAACCCGGTTTGGGCGATTGGCGTATGAGGAAGAAGGCAACAACAATATTGATTTGACTGTTGCAGAATATCGCTTTCCGATTGGCGAACGAATCAATGTAGCGATCGCAGCGCGAGATGAACTTTACCGCTTTTTAGAAGCCGATGTTGAAGCTGTCTCTCCGCTTGAAGGCGACAACGAAGGGTCGATTACTAAATTTGGGCGGTTTAATCCCATTTTTCGCTTAGGCGGTGAGCGGGTCTCAGGCGCGAGTGTTTCCTATGATTTCAGTTCCGCTTTGCGACTCACAGCGGCTTATCTCTCTGGAACAGGGGGTAACAATCCGCAATTTGGGCTGTTTAATGATGCTAATATTGCGCTTGCCAATCTCACCGTGCGACCGCTGTCAAATTTCACGTTGGGCTTGACCTACGTCCGCTCTTACAGCCCCAATTTAGCCGATGAAGATCGCAGCGTCATTGACTTTGAAGCCAATAGCAAAGCGAGTATTAATCCCTTTCCCACGTTGGGAGGAACTGGCGCAACGGGCAATCATTTTGGCATTAACTTCAACTACCGCCTCAGTCCCTCATTCATTGTGGCAGGATGGTACAACTTTGCAACGCTCCGCAATCTTGCTCCGACCAACGATCGTGCAAACACCCGTAACTGGGCGGTTGAACTAGCATTCCCGGATGTGGGCAAAGATGGAAGTTTGTTAGCCTTCGTGGTTGGGCAACTTCCCAAAGTCACCTCAAATACCTTCGGTCAACTGGGACTGGGCGGGGCTGAACCGGATACATCCTGGCATTTTGAGGCGTTCTATCGGTATCGTCTAACTGACAATATCTCTGTTACTCCAGGAATTATCTACATCACTAATCCTGAGAACAATAGAGCCAATGACAATCTGCTGATTGGCGTAATCCGAACGTCGTTCTTCTTTTAA
- a CDS encoding hypothetical protein (hypothetical protein Npun_R6511;~similar to AA sequence:cyanobase_aa:LBDG_46560): MNRSMFRKGLLGLSLGAVVAVGGFTACSNSAQNSTANQSPTSTSSPMSGMAGMDHGNMQHGSMMKMDLGPADANFDLRFIDAMIPHHQGAVKMAQEALQKSKRPEIKKLAQSIIDDQDKEIAQMQQWRKTWYANAESTPMAWNSGTKSMMPMSQDQMNGMMMNMDLGAADDQFDLRFINAMIPHHESAIDMANDALQKSKRPEIQKLATAIVSSQQAEIDQMKQWRKAWYNQ; encoded by the coding sequence ATGAATCGCTCAATGTTTAGAAAAGGTTTGCTTGGACTCTCGCTGGGTGCAGTTGTGGCAGTGGGTGGATTTACAGCCTGCTCGAACTCCGCTCAAAATTCAACCGCAAATCAAAGCCCAACTTCAACAAGCTCACCGATGTCCGGTATGGCTGGAATGGATCACGGCAATATGCAGCACGGCAGCATGATGAAGATGGATTTAGGTCCAGCCGATGCAAACTTTGATCTGCGCTTTATCGATGCCATGATTCCGCACCATCAGGGAGCCGTGAAAATGGCACAAGAAGCGCTCCAGAAATCAAAGCGTCCAGAAATCAAAAAGCTGGCTCAATCGATCATCGACGACCAAGACAAAGAGATCGCTCAAATGCAGCAATGGCGCAAGACCTGGTATGCAAACGCAGAGAGTACTCCGATGGCTTGGAATAGCGGCACAAAAAGCATGATGCCAATGTCACAGGATCAAATGAATGGCATGATGATGAACATGGATCTGGGTGCAGCCGATGATCAGTTTGATTTGCGGTTTATCAATGCGATGATTCCACATCATGAAAGCGCGATCGACATGGCAAACGATGCTCTGCAAAAATCGAAGCGTCCTGAAATTCAAAAGCTTGCAACAGCGATCGTATCTTCGCAGCAAGCCGAAATCGATCAGATGAAGCAATGGCGTAAAGCTTGGTATAACCAGTAA
- a CDS encoding putative dTDP-glucose 4,6-dehydratase (similar to AA sequence:cyanobase_aa:LBDG_57720), with protein sequence MYPSQSYSNQKILVTGATGFIGHHLCQRLLQDGADVYGVSRLQRSSDDSSIQWLQGDVRSLDEMRRVLVSVKPDVVYHLAGYVSGSRSLDIVRSTLEHNLVSTVNLLTLMAELGGRRIILAGSLEEPDAGDVAVPSSPYAAAKWSCSAYAQMFYQLYQVPIVKARIFMVYGPAQKDVKKLIPYMTLSLLKGEAPQLSSGQRQIDWIYVDDVVDGLVAAAQAPNVEGGTFELGTSTLTPISTIAQQLTQLIDPSIQPLFGALPDRPMEQVRAANIADSVSKLGWKPKTTLQDGLLQTVKWYSAHRDLYLP encoded by the coding sequence ATGTATCCGTCTCAATCCTATAGCAATCAAAAAATTTTAGTCACAGGTGCAACTGGTTTCATTGGTCATCATCTCTGCCAACGGCTTCTTCAGGATGGAGCAGACGTTTATGGCGTGTCTCGACTTCAGAGATCGTCGGATGATTCCTCGATCCAGTGGCTACAGGGAGACGTGAGAAGCTTAGACGAAATGCGGCGAGTTTTAGTCAGTGTCAAGCCTGATGTTGTCTATCACTTAGCAGGTTATGTTTCGGGTTCCCGAAGTCTTGATATCGTGCGATCGACGCTCGAACACAATCTAGTGAGTACGGTGAATCTGCTCACGCTGATGGCTGAATTAGGAGGACGAAGAATCATCTTGGCAGGCTCACTCGAAGAGCCAGATGCAGGCGACGTTGCTGTTCCTTCTTCACCCTATGCAGCCGCTAAATGGTCGTGTAGTGCTTATGCACAGATGTTCTACCAACTTTACCAAGTTCCGATCGTCAAAGCGCGAATCTTTATGGTGTACGGTCCAGCCCAGAAAGATGTGAAAAAGCTGATTCCTTATATGACGCTTTCTCTGCTAAAAGGAGAAGCGCCACAGTTGAGTAGTGGACAGAGACAAATCGATTGGATCTATGTGGATGACGTGGTTGATGGCTTAGTTGCAGCGGCACAAGCGCCAAATGTAGAAGGAGGTACTTTCGAGCTAGGGACAAGTACGTTGACTCCAATTTCAACGATCGCTCAACAATTGACTCAATTGATCGATCCCAGCATTCAGCCTCTGTTTGGAGCATTGCCGGATCGACCGATGGAGCAAGTTCGTGCAGCAAACATTGCGGATTCGGTATCAAAGCTAGGATGGAAGCCGAAGACCACTCTACAAGACGGATTACTTCAGACCGTGAAGTGGTACTCTGCTCATCGAGATTTGTACTTGCCCTAA
- a CDS encoding TPR repeat protein (similar to AA sequence:cyanobase_aa:Ava_1178) codes for MIMRFSYQTISAIGLIALMTGVAPVVHLETGSAFVIQIKAANFLNQGLEKAKQGNYQGAIADYTLAIQSDPNYAAAYLNRGLAYRELGNFESAIADYGQALRIEPNNAIVLYNRGEAYSNAGNLAEALADLNRAIELKPNYPDAYNSRGVVYAKLSDLQKAMMDLNQAIKLKPDYVDAYYNRGQTRTFLKDVEGAIADYTEAIMQNSSLAEAFMNRGVLYFKTKNKQAALADLQKAAQLFNDRGDRQRYQQTLVLIQRIQQVLE; via the coding sequence ATGATTATGCGGTTTTCTTATCAAACCATTAGTGCAATTGGGCTAATAGCATTGATGACTGGGGTCGCTCCTGTTGTTCATTTAGAAACAGGGTCTGCGTTTGTAATTCAGATCAAAGCAGCTAATTTTTTGAATCAAGGACTGGAGAAAGCTAAACAAGGCAACTATCAGGGCGCGATCGCAGACTATACGTTGGCGATTCAATCTGATCCAAACTACGCTGCGGCTTATTTAAACCGGGGTTTGGCGTATCGTGAGTTAGGAAACTTTGAATCCGCGATCGCGGATTATGGGCAAGCCTTGCGAATTGAACCCAACAACGCGATCGTCCTCTACAACCGGGGAGAAGCCTACTCTAACGCTGGAAATCTCGCAGAAGCACTTGCTGATTTGAATCGAGCGATTGAATTGAAGCCTAACTATCCTGATGCCTATAATAGTCGCGGCGTTGTTTATGCTAAATTAAGCGATCTTCAAAAAGCGATGATGGATTTGAATCAAGCCATCAAGCTGAAACCCGATTATGTCGATGCCTATTATAACCGAGGGCAAACTCGGACATTTCTGAAAGATGTTGAGGGCGCGATCGCAGACTATACAGAAGCAATTATGCAGAACTCTAGCTTAGCTGAGGCGTTTATGAATCGCGGAGTGCTGTATTTCAAAACAAAAAATAAACAGGCAGCATTAGCAGATTTGCAGAAAGCGGCTCAATTGTTTAACGATCGAGGCGATCGCCAGCGTTACCAGCAAACCCTTGTCTTGATTCAACGCATTCAGCAGGTGCTTGAGTAG
- a CDS encoding flavodoxin (similar to AA sequence:cyanobase_aa:Npun_F2967) — translation MAEIGLFYGTQTGYTQTAAETIQKEFGGEDVVGLYDISRVEPSDFEQYSTLIIGCPTWNVGQLQDDWDNFFDQLDEIDFSGKKVAYFGEGDQVGYADSFQDALGILEEKISE, via the coding sequence ATGGCAGAAATAGGATTATTTTACGGAACGCAGACAGGTTATACACAAACGGCTGCGGAAACGATTCAGAAAGAATTTGGTGGTGAAGATGTAGTAGGACTGTACGACATTTCGCGGGTAGAACCGAGCGATTTTGAGCAGTACTCAACCCTCATTATTGGTTGCCCAACTTGGAATGTAGGTCAGCTTCAAGATGATTGGGATAACTTCTTTGATCAGTTGGATGAGATTGATTTCAGTGGCAAGAAGGTTGCTTACTTCGGTGAGGGCGATCAGGTCGGATACGCCGATTCATTTCAAGATGCACTGGGCATTTTGGAAGAGAAGATTTCTGAGTAA
- a CDS encoding copper-resistance protein, CopA family (similar to AA sequence:cyanobase_aa:PCC7424_0382): MKTHKNRNTNRSTGASHTEMNMRANVTRSQIFAVALLTLLALAIGVLIAALYGNFSMSAKTMPQSSMPGMNMGNESMPGMNMNGSKTPAPVSSLPSSPMSTVSQMNGLVMPPGMIMTPDVSMDAMADMAAVDLTKITYTAPADRQGDQVLTPKLENGVKVFNLDVSLIKWNILPGTQVAAYAFNQQVPGPRIQVTEGDRIRIVVKNNLPEPTTVHWHGMILPNNMDGPADVTQKAISPGESYTYEFTVKQAGTYFYHSHKDVDRQQTLGMYGALIVEPKNKANTPAYDQDVTVQLQEWTVKQGYTFPAMPMEGLLPNFFTINGKAYPSTETINAKVGQKIRFRFIGSNNAFIHPMHIHGGPFKIVETDGNPVPVAAQIEKDTINVAPGERYDVIWTAREKGKWLLHCHIAHHATNDNVETQGGGGLTMLINVT, encoded by the coding sequence ATGAAAACTCACAAAAACAGAAATACGAATCGATCGACGGGTGCTTCTCACACAGAAATGAACATGAGGGCGAATGTAACGCGATCGCAGATCTTTGCCGTTGCGCTTTTAACGTTGCTGGCGTTAGCGATCGGCGTTCTAATCGCAGCCCTCTATGGCAACTTCTCTATGAGCGCCAAAACAATGCCTCAAAGTTCAATGCCTGGTATGAACATGGGTAACGAGTCGATGCCTGGAATGAACATGAATGGCAGCAAAACTCCGGCTCCAGTTTCATCGCTGCCGTCCTCACCGATGAGTACTGTTTCGCAAATGAACGGCTTGGTGATGCCACCTGGAATGATTATGACTCCAGATGTGAGCATGGACGCGATGGCAGACATGGCAGCCGTAGATTTAACCAAGATCACCTACACGGCTCCTGCTGATCGGCAGGGGGATCAAGTTCTAACGCCAAAGCTAGAGAATGGCGTGAAGGTCTTTAACCTGGACGTTTCTCTCATCAAGTGGAATATTCTGCCTGGAACACAAGTGGCTGCTTATGCTTTTAATCAGCAAGTGCCAGGACCGAGAATTCAAGTCACTGAGGGCGATCGCATTCGTATCGTCGTCAAAAATAATTTGCCTGAACCGACGACTGTTCACTGGCACGGCATGATTTTACCGAACAATATGGACGGTCCGGCGGATGTCACTCAAAAAGCGATCTCACCCGGTGAAAGCTACACCTACGAATTCACAGTCAAGCAGGCAGGGACTTACTTCTATCACTCTCACAAAGATGTCGATCGTCAGCAAACTCTGGGAATGTATGGCGCACTGATCGTTGAGCCTAAAAACAAAGCGAACACTCCTGCTTATGATCAGGATGTTACTGTCCAACTTCAGGAATGGACAGTTAAGCAGGGCTACACCTTTCCAGCGATGCCAATGGAAGGGCTATTACCAAACTTTTTTACTATCAACGGTAAAGCCTATCCTTCAACGGAAACGATCAATGCGAAAGTAGGTCAAAAAATTCGCTTCCGCTTTATTGGCTCAAATAACGCATTTATTCACCCGATGCACATTCACGGAGGACCTTTCAAAATCGTTGAAACCGATGGCAATCCTGTTCCCGTCGCTGCTCAAATTGAGAAGGACACGATTAACGTTGCTCCCGGTGAACGCTACGATGTGATCTGGACAGCACGAGAAAAGGGGAAGTGGCTTTTGCACTGCCATATTGCTCATCATGCCACCAATGACAATGTTGAGACGCAGGGCGGCGGCGGTTTAACGATGCTAATCAACGTTACTTAA
- a CDS encoding LemA family protein (similar to AA sequence:cyanobase_aa:NIES39_J00360), translating into MNDPDARISKEQFPEVFALAARLQAQHEQSYSLTELTQIGQQAHLKPEFIEQAVQQLQAKQSQAQTWRQMLKAGIMSVGIVTAFWGILIAHTSLAQTGCGSMMSRSIQSLNQTR; encoded by the coding sequence ATGAATGATCCAGATGCCCGAATTTCAAAAGAGCAATTTCCAGAGGTGTTTGCCCTTGCTGCTCGGCTCCAAGCTCAACATGAGCAGAGCTATTCTCTCACCGAGTTAACTCAGATTGGACAACAGGCACACCTAAAACCGGAGTTCATTGAGCAAGCCGTTCAGCAACTTCAAGCAAAGCAGTCTCAAGCACAAACCTGGAGACAAATGCTGAAAGCTGGAATCATGAGTGTTGGAATCGTGACCGCATTTTGGGGAATATTGATCGCTCATACATCTCTTGCTCAAACTGGCTGTGGCTCAATGATGAGTCGATCAATTCAGTCCCTTAACCAAACCCGTTAA
- a CDS encoding hypothetical protein (similar to AA sequence:cyanobase_aa:Tery_0357), producing MTTRKFQFRQLHRAIAPIMILPILLSLTTGSFYQIIDLAGKEDGC from the coding sequence ATGACAACTCGCAAGTTTCAGTTTCGTCAACTGCACCGTGCGATCGCTCCGATCATGATTTTGCCGATTCTGTTATCGCTGACTACCGGATCTTTCTACCAGATCATAGACCTTGCGGGGAAGGAAGATGGTTGCTAG
- a CDS encoding glycosyl hydrolase, BNR repeat-containing protein (similar to AA sequence:cyanobase_aa:MAE06890) — MKEPQSNRSMKWMGIAMIACCAIPIAGALFLGGGLGVLFGRSTQPIPNSATPQARITAVNSAVTLEPANNWRENNHVHGLSVDSQNPQIIYVATHNGLLKRTETGEWFWVGKQRADYMGFTADPTNPNRFYASGHPPTGGNLGFQISENQGESWTPVSLPGVDFHAMTIAPSSPTVFYGFPASGAEGLHLSRDGGKTWTKPRMAGLTAMPFDLVVDPNNSEHVYATTRTGVYESSNAGDDWVLIPSTQTAPILGLTLQKNDNDVTMIGYRFLQSAPGLYQSQDNGKSWEKLWTDTQGVIVKIAAVPRNPKMLYAVNENNTVFQSQDGGRTWAALS; from the coding sequence ATGAAGGAACCACAATCAAATCGATCGATGAAATGGATGGGAATTGCTATGATTGCATGCTGTGCAATTCCCATTGCTGGTGCGCTGTTTCTGGGAGGTGGCTTGGGAGTATTGTTTGGACGATCAACTCAACCGATCCCGAATTCTGCTACGCCTCAAGCCCGGATTACAGCAGTTAATTCAGCCGTGACACTGGAACCTGCAAACAACTGGCGCGAAAATAATCATGTGCATGGTCTCAGCGTTGATTCCCAAAATCCGCAAATTATTTACGTCGCAACGCATAACGGATTGTTAAAGCGTACTGAGACGGGAGAATGGTTTTGGGTTGGCAAGCAACGAGCAGACTATATGGGCTTTACTGCCGATCCAACTAATCCCAACCGCTTCTATGCGAGTGGGCATCCGCCTACAGGTGGTAATCTAGGATTTCAAATCAGCGAGAATCAAGGCGAATCTTGGACACCTGTTTCTTTACCAGGCGTTGATTTTCATGCAATGACGATCGCTCCCAGTAGTCCAACCGTATTTTATGGATTTCCTGCTTCTGGGGCTGAAGGATTACACCTTTCTAGAGATGGCGGTAAAACCTGGACAAAACCGCGCATGGCAGGTCTAACGGCAATGCCTTTTGATCTCGTTGTTGATCCAAACAATTCGGAGCATGTTTATGCGACGACCCGTACAGGAGTCTACGAAAGTAGCAATGCGGGTGATGACTGGGTACTAATTCCAAGTACACAAACCGCACCAATACTGGGATTAACACTTCAGAAAAATGATAATGATGTGACGATGATTGGCTATCGATTTTTGCAATCCGCACCGGGCTTGTATCAAAGTCAGGATAATGGGAAGAGTTGGGAGAAACTGTGGACAGATACTCAAGGCGTTATTGTCAAAATTGCTGCTGTGCCTCGTAACCCTAAAATGCTCTACGCTGTCAATGAAAACAATACGGTGTTTCAGTCTCAAGATGGGGGAAGAACTTGGGCGGCTCTCAGCTAA
- a CDS encoding multicopper oxidase type 2 (similar to AA sequence:cyanobase_aa:PCC7424_2259), with translation MVTLLDPKTQPKFINDLPIPPIIDATNGGTFRVTMQQGYQWLGLTDPGADGEYGTTDDQRLYTSIWGYGLAGQGPTFPGPTFIAQSGVPIKVFWQNRLPKGDPLLPVDPTLLDSDQLEALSQGYIPTVVHLHGGNTEADSDGYPDAWFTQDYAYKGADWVKKKYTYGNQQEAATLWYHDHTNGMTRLNVNAGLAGGYILRDANENRLIQQNVLPSGAYEQELMLQDRMFTSDGQFYMPPDDSVPGEPANSISPEFFGDTMLVNGMAWPRYDVEPRKYRFQLINGSDSRTYVLQFDNPNEKFYEIGSGQGFLDHPLALDRIVLAPAQRLDVVVDFSDNPMGDRLTLRNFGSDEPFAGLDDQGNLKDDRAPADPDTTGQIMQFVVDKPLSATPIATLDTQNLMTALRSTPLTTPVQTGPTESVVMFESEDQFGRVQPRMGNLEAGSLLWTDPITERVELGKNAVWELYNTTADAHAIHLHSAAFVMLNRQSFTGNVIEEGEDSQGGKKQYLRDVQLSGDPQNPDASEQGWQDTVIVNPGEVVRVITRNYTNPGTFDWHCHLLSHQDNNMMRPFEVVAPSDNSTNGELDPGMYSALYKDNLLQTAQLPNSTGQLSMQQPDPLSSSMAMSRY, from the coding sequence ATGGTTACGCTTCTTGATCCGAAAACTCAACCCAAATTTATCAATGACCTCCCCATTCCTCCCATTATCGATGCAACCAATGGAGGAACGTTTCGTGTCACGATGCAGCAAGGCTATCAGTGGTTAGGATTGACCGATCCGGGTGCGGATGGAGAATATGGCACCACTGACGATCAGCGGCTGTACACCTCAATCTGGGGCTATGGCTTGGCAGGGCAAGGACCGACCTTTCCAGGTCCAACCTTCATTGCTCAATCTGGTGTTCCCATCAAAGTTTTCTGGCAGAATCGATTGCCCAAAGGAGATCCCCTACTCCCCGTCGATCCAACGTTGCTCGATTCGGATCAGTTGGAGGCGTTGAGTCAGGGATACATTCCAACCGTCGTTCATCTGCACGGCGGGAACACGGAAGCAGACAGCGATGGCTATCCAGATGCCTGGTTCACGCAAGATTATGCGTATAAGGGAGCCGATTGGGTCAAGAAAAAATATACCTACGGCAATCAACAGGAAGCCGCAACGCTCTGGTATCACGATCATACCAATGGAATGACGCGATTGAATGTGAATGCCGGACTTGCAGGCGGGTACATTCTGCGCGATGCCAATGAAAATCGGTTAATCCAGCAGAATGTGTTACCCAGTGGTGCTTATGAACAAGAATTGATGCTTCAGGATCGGATGTTTACATCGGATGGACAATTCTATATGCCGCCCGACGACAGCGTTCCCGGAGAGCCAGCAAATAGCATTTCACCTGAATTCTTTGGGGATACGATGTTGGTCAATGGCATGGCTTGGCCCCGCTACGATGTGGAACCGCGCAAGTATCGCTTTCAATTGATTAATGGGTCTGATTCCCGTACCTATGTGTTGCAGTTTGATAATCCCAATGAGAAGTTTTACGAAATTGGCAGCGGGCAAGGCTTTCTCGATCATCCACTAGCGCTCGATCGCATTGTGCTTGCTCCGGCGCAAAGATTAGATGTGGTCGTCGATTTTTCAGACAATCCAATGGGCGATCGACTGACACTCCGCAACTTCGGTTCTGATGAACCGTTTGCTGGATTAGATGATCAAGGAAATCTGAAGGACGATCGCGCCCCGGCTGACCCAGATACGACTGGACAGATTATGCAGTTTGTCGTCGATAAGCCCTTGTCTGCAACGCCGATCGCGACCCTGGATACACAAAACCTCATGACGGCGTTGCGCTCCACTCCGCTAACAACACCAGTCCAAACGGGTCCAACAGAAAGCGTTGTCATGTTCGAGTCAGAGGATCAGTTTGGGCGCGTCCAACCTCGAATGGGCAACCTGGAAGCAGGTTCGCTGCTCTGGACTGATCCGATTACCGAACGGGTGGAACTGGGCAAAAACGCCGTTTGGGAGCTTTATAACACAACCGCAGATGCTCACGCGATTCATCTTCACTCCGCTGCTTTTGTCATGTTGAATCGCCAATCGTTTACCGGAAATGTGATTGAAGAGGGCGAAGATTCTCAGGGCGGTAAAAAGCAGTACCTCAGAGATGTTCAGTTGAGTGGTGATCCACAAAACCCTGATGCTTCAGAACAGGGTTGGCAAGATACGGTAATTGTGAATCCGGGCGAAGTCGTTCGGGTGATCACTCGGAACTATACTAATCCGGGCACTTTTGATTGGCATTGCCATCTGCTTTCCCACCAGGACAACAATATGATGCGTCCTTTTGAAGTGGTTGCGCCCTCTGACAATTCAACGAATGGTGAACTCGATCCAGGTATGTACTCAGCCCTGTATAAAGACAATTTGCTCCAGACCGCTCAACTGCCCAATTCAACTGGGCAATTGTCAATGCAACAACCCGATCCTCTCTCATCCTCAATGGCAATGTCGCGGTATTAG
- a CDS encoding hypothetical protein (hypothetical protein Npun_R6511;~similar to AA sequence:cyanobase_aa:LBDG_46560): protein MDHGSMGHNMDLGPADAEFDLRFIDSMIPHHQGAVDMAKEVLQKSKRPELKKLAQEVIAAQDKEISQMQQWRKAWYPKAPETPIAWHAEMNHSMPMSTEQIKAMKMSMDLGAADEQFDLRFINAMIPHHEGAVTMAKDVLQKSKRPEVQKLAQGIIASQEAEINQMKQWRKAWYNQ from the coding sequence ATGGATCATGGCAGCATGGGACACAACATGGATCTAGGTCCAGCAGACGCAGAGTTTGACCTGCGCTTCATCGACAGCATGATCCCGCATCATCAAGGAGCCGTAGACATGGCGAAAGAAGTGCTGCAAAAGTCAAAGCGCCCCGAACTTAAAAAACTGGCTCAAGAAGTGATCGCGGCTCAAGACAAAGAAATTAGCCAGATGCAGCAATGGCGAAAAGCCTGGTATCCCAAAGCACCCGAAACCCCGATCGCATGGCACGCTGAAATGAACCATTCGATGCCCATGTCAACAGAGCAAATCAAAGCCATGAAGATGAGCATGGATTTGGGTGCAGCAGATGAGCAGTTCGATTTACGGTTCATCAATGCGATGATTCCACATCATGAGGGAGCCGTGACAATGGCAAAAGATGTTTTGCAGAAGTCGAAGCGTCCTGAAGTCCAGAAATTGGCGCAGGGCATCATCGCTTCGCAAGAAGCTGAGATTAATCAAATGAAACAGTGGCGCAAGGCTTGGTATAACCAATAG